Within Oreochromis niloticus isolate F11D_XX linkage group LG2, O_niloticus_UMD_NMBU, whole genome shotgun sequence, the genomic segment ACTGCAAAGAATGCAAACGTCTGTGACTGCTGTGAGGTGACAGCACTAACCGCTGCACCAGACCGCATGTCTGTGTCAAGTATTgtacaaaatgttaaaatattttcatttttgtttattttggatCATTCTAGGAAAACTCTTCAAATGTCAGGGTTAAAGGATTGCATTTAGGATATTTTTTGCTGTCCTGTATTTCTGCCAGTATCTTTGTCTTTAATGGTTTAAAATGACTTTGCTTCGTTTCCAGTAGATTTCCACACACTGAAAATACATCTTCAATACAAGATGAAGATGTATATGACTTTCCTCTGCTTGAGCTGTGGATGGATGCAAACAACTTGTGCTGTTAGTGTGACTCTGTCACCATCCTCTGCACCAGTGACACCCACTGAAGATGAGAGCTCCAAACTTGTGGTAATAGAAATCATACAACCACTGATGGGAAATGAATAATATCTTTACCAACTCTCTCATACATTATATCGGTAGAGCTTGATATATAATATAGATACAGGACTGCAGGATAGAAATGGAAGAAGAACACCCTGTTAAAGAGatcatttttgatttttttaggaTTGGTTGATGAAGTATGGTTACCTCCCACCCTCAGACCCTTCCACTGGTCAGCTGCAGGCTTGGACAGGTGTCACCAATGCTGTGAGGGCCATGCAAAGGTTTGCAGGCCTAAAAGACAGCGGAGTTGTAGGTGAGGAGTACAGATGACGTTTATGCTGCTTCTCAAATCTAGTGTTCTGTATGTGATTTGAGAAAGTCTGTTCTCTGGTGTGCAGATGAGGAGACAATGGCGGTGATGAACACTCCACGCTGCTCACTACCAGACCAGGAGGAATCATCCATACTATCAGCCAaccaagagaaaagaaatatgagGAGACGGAGAAGCTGGGCTGTCTCCATGTGGACACGCAGGAACATTAACTGGAGGTGGGATAAGATTTGTGAGGAGACTGTGATCAGTTCGATGCAGTAATTCACAGTGGTTTCCTGTTGTCAGTAAGCTGTGATTGGTGAAGTATCTGCCACTAGGCGAGGTCTTTACATCTATCTTACCTCGTCAGGTTGCAATCATATCCCTCCTCCTCGCATCTGTCTCGGGAAACAATTCGCTCACTTATCTTCTACGCTTTAAGAGTGTGGGCCGAGCCAACACCACTGGAGTTCCATGAGGTTTGTCAGATGCCACTTTTGACTAGAACTAGCCAAAGTCGCACAGCCCTGATGATGAGTTTCATTCATTCTGCTTCCAGGTGGGCAGTCCGGATGCAGCTGACCTGCAGGTAGACTTCTTCCATGGTTACCATGGTGATGACTATCCCTTTGATGGGGCAGGTGGAGCAGTAGGCCATGCTTTCTTCCCCTCAGACCCAGCCCGGGCAGGACTAGTTCATTTGGATGCGGAGGAAGAGTGGGCATTCAGACAGCCAGGTGCAACAACACTTCAGAAACATAAAAGTCTAACCCTTTATTAGTCTTTTGTCTTGTGTCTTCCCATGGAGTTGATTAATGCAGCTTGCTGACCAAGCTTGTCAGCACCAGGTGGTAACTCAGTGCTCCACACTTCTGTCAAATTATGGTCACTTCTTGCTCCAAAGTTGCCAAATGGCAGTGGACAAAACAATAACACTGAGTCCAAACCAGTGAGTCATCACAATGCTACCTCCATACAGTCTATGGCCATACTATAGCAGTGAACCATAACATGTTTATCTTCTTCTTCTAATCAGGTCATCATGTTGTCATCTGTTCCTCTCCCTCTGTTTCCTTCCCAGTCTCTGAGGGTACCGACCTCTTCACAGTGCTGGTCCATGAGTTTGGCCACGCACTGGGCCTTCCTCATTCCTCGTCCCGTCACTCAGTCATGAGGCCATACTACCTGGGTCCTGTCGGAGACCCTCTCCACTACCGCCTGGGACCCCAAGACCTGGACCACATCACTCAGCTCTATGGTGAAGCTTCTCATAGCCATACAGGTCTCTGACCAGTGTCCACCATGATTTAATCATTAAAATTGATTATAGTTGATGTGTGAGGATGTGTAAACTGGACTGAATGTAACATTTCAGTATTAGCACACATAGGATAATATAAAGTTTCAATATTAagactttaacatagtttaaaaatgATGTAAAAGGATAAAAACTGAAGTGCAGTTTAAAGGATGAATGAGGACAGCTGTGAAAAAGCTCCCTGGTCTGACCTCTGGTGTGTTTATTGAGGAAGGGCAGAATTTAGTTTCTTCACAGCTTTAGCCACACTCCGCACAGATCCTCATGAAAGCCTCATACTGTAAAAAATCAAAACGAGGAAATGTCTGACTGCGCTGTTGCTCGGAAACCTTTCTTGACTTTCTCAGTTCATTTTGCTTCTGCATAATGTCATGAACACTTTACAGGCAAAccactgtgtgtgtggataTTCAAGCATCTGcccacatgttaaaaaaaaatacatcctTCCACTCAGTGTCATTCTGGGTTCATTTACTGTATTTGCATCTCCATTTTAACAATTTGTCATTGTGAAAATTTCAATTCTGATCAACAACCATGATCCATTTTTTATGTTTGGTACGTAAACTAATGAACATGTAAAAGAGTTCATATTTTGATCCATCAGTCCATAataccttcttccagtcttcagtagtccagTGTCGGTGTTTCATGACCCAGACAAacctctttgtcttattctgacgtctggctttcttgctgcaactcgtcctgtcaaacctgcagcttgaagtcttctcttcacagctgaaactgagacttgctacgaccactattaagctgcttgaagctgttgtcctgtgagctgccGATCgcacaagctgttaactctcagaaacttgtcctctggttcagtcgtgtctttgggtctgcagacctcttcctgtcacagtttgtttctgagccTTTGATGCTGAAGGAAACTGTGCTCACTGACACCGTGACTTTCTTTGTAATTTCTCTGTGGACAGACCTACATTtataagtgttatgatggtgtGTGTCCCTTCCATTGTTAATATCCTTTTTCTTGCCATGTTTGTAGCAACACTCTACTTTCTGCAGTACAGCACTGTTCAACTGATGCTCACGGGGGTAtggtaccacagtgtgttcAATGGTGATGGCTGACCAACCAGGCATACTAGTGgtagacaagcagaggaagacagcTGTAGTAATAGACGTAGCAAtactgaatgacagcaacattaggaagaaggaacatgagaagctggagAGGGCCCGAAGAGaagagcccttggtacttctccacAAGGGCAAAAGGGGAatttagggtttttttgtttgtttttttatagctttttcatttaaattgttGTAATTTTTGCTTTAGGTCAAATGAACAAGCTGCTGTCTACAGAGGCTCCTCGGACCACCACCGAGTTGCACTACAGaggccatcatcatcatcgtcgtcagCATCATCATAGGCACGGGTATCACTTACTGAGAGATTTTTCTGTTAATAACAATCATattaatattatcattattaataataatacatttaagaataaataaaacgataagaatattaaaaatataaagcagAGGATTCATGTGACAGGTGGAAGACAGCCGAGTAATTAAGACAATTTAAAGGGGTGTGTTTTGAAATGAGATGTGAAGATGGAGGGAGTCAGTGTTCTGAATGTCTGGTGAGATGGAATTCCAGAGGCAAGGAGCAGAGCAGCCGAAGGTCCAGATCCCATGGAAGCCAAACAGGGGGAAGGGATGTTCACACGGACAAGACAAAAACTCTTTGTCATAAATATGCTAGATGGCTACAAGAATTGTTACTGTGTGCCTCTTTTCTTCCATATTTTTGCAAAATCATCTAATATCAGTGTtaagattttaaatttaattccaGCCAGCAAAGATAGATACATAAACAAGCTAGATAAACAATAGATAGATTTTGTCAAAAGGAAAATGTTTACAGTGCTAATTTaacagctaatgctagcaagtTCTGTTAACAATCTGAAACAGTACAGTTGCAACAGACAGACATTAGTTACCACCGGAGGACAAAGAGGATGGCTGTGCTGTCTACTTCTGCTATACAAATGAAAGCATGACATTCCTTTAATAAGTATCCCTGTGTGTTTCCGGCCTTCAGCCCCTCCATAGATCGCTGCAACACCAGTTTTGATGCTGTGGCAAAGATTCGAGGAGAGACTTTCTTCTTCAAAGGTCtgtaaacagatttttagaaaCGTAGACAATGAGAAACAGTTTAACGTTATGGAAGATGTTTCTATAGTAACAGGATACCacaattcattattttcatTGGGTTGTCATCGCTTCAGGTCAGATGATGTGGAGGGTCAATGGCGGAGGTTTGGTGTCACGTCATGGGTCTTCAGTGAGGAGGTTGTGGAGGGGTCTACCCCCTGACCTGCTTCGTCTTCAAGCTGTGCTGGAGAGGCGCTTGGATCATGCTATCATCTTTATCAGTGGTACAGTACAGTAACCTAGAGGAGGGGTAAAAATGGTGTAAAGGCCACAACAGTCAGTGCAGATTACGCACCATAATTATTAAAACTATTAAAATCGttactaaaactgtttaaaaaatcaaagaagattccttatttctttatttctgtaaCAATTGATTGAGTGAGGTTTTTTTTAGCTCATATCTCTTCTAGTCTTTACATTTTGCACACTGAAGTACATCAAAACTGATGTGTCCAGTTATTAAACTTCATCTGGCCTTGGATGTGGATTCAGGTTTTCAAacctttctttccttcttattTCTTTGGCAACATTGATCCACTGCCTAGAACATGCatgtaatgataaaataaatgagagtgtaaatataaaataatacaaatgtaTCAAAGCGGTCACAGTCACAAGCTTAAACCTTTTTTAAACAATCAATGGTGTTTCGCTGCGAATCATCAAACTGACTTACAAACCTTTTCATGTGACATCTCACTGCAGGTCACCAGTTCTGGCTCTTCAAGGACCTGTCTCTGCAGGAAGGTTACCCTCAGCCCCTGTCTGCTCTCAGGACGGGTGTCAGCTTAGATTTAGTAGACACTGATAACGATGATGATGACGAGCAGGCAGCAGGAGGATTAGAGAGATGGGGCCTGGTCTGGGACCCGGAGGAGGGGGCTGTGTGGGGAAAAATTGGAGATGCCAAACAAGAGAATGAGGGAGACACCTGGACACAACTACTTAAAGAGGGTGTGAATGGAATCACTACAGACGCTAATGGTGAGGATCTGATTCATGTGTGAGATCCTTCTATTGAAGGATCAAATAAAGGGGCAAAGTTGACTTAATGTATCAGTTTACAACTAGAATCAGACTAAATTCAGtgaagtttcttttctttctctctagGCTCTGTCTATCTCTTTAAAGGAGAGTCCTACTGGAAGTTTATGTTTCCAGGTTCATCACTGCATGATGGATACCCACGCTCCTCTGCTGCAGACTGGCTGGGCTGCACTGACTCATCCTCACCCGGGATGCAGGACCTCTCCTTTTCACTGTCATCACCTGGAGGAAGAGAGGAGCTCAGAGAGAGTTGGAGATAtcggggagaggaggaggaagtgatAAAAAGAAAGCGGGACAGGGAcagaactaaacacaaagagGTGCTGGACAGAGGTTCACACATCTGGACAAAATGCACGTGCCGAAATGGAGCCCTGGGTGGCAGGACGACATTTTTGATAGCTGCCTTGCTGCAGGTTACATGGGCAATGTTAGTTGTTTAAAGGTGcacaatgaaagaaaaactgagGTTTTACTGGACTAAATAGAGTGTGTGTACAACTTTTCCACGTGCACTCACATCCTCGCCCTGTACTGAGTGTGCTGCTCGGGTCGGGAAGTAGCGGTGCTAATTACCAGCGCTATTTTATTACGAGGCATATTTATTTACCTGTCCACCAGTCATACTGGTCATATTGTGAGTTATGACCAGAAACTGGTTCCATCTGTGAAGGACTGAAGTTGCCAAAATCAAATAAcgataataacaacaataaaaataataaatcgcGCAGACACTAACTGACTGATAATTTGACATGTTTGTATTTACAGATATCAGTGTTTTAAATGTATGTGTGGATCTCTGTATTACCTTTCTTTTACATTCCTACTTTACAGCAATAGTAATCTATCCCAGGCATCACAGACACTCACCACACATGAAGTGGTTAGgggaaattaaaatgaaaagggagatcatttttattatcattttttatatattttataacattttcatttcaatttGACCAGTTTCACCTGCATAGTTCACCCCAAATCCACCTTAGTTTCTCTTTATACAGACAAAAAGTGGAGTAGTGGTTTTATTCTGAATATCTGATTGAGTCATTTCAACTTCCTGGTTAGTCGGTCTTATTGCCGTCCCATAGGTGACAGTCTGCAAGCACACgctgtttaaaaataaagatttaaatcTCTGAAGAAAGACAATAAATtacattattttcttttatcaaAGCCTGTGTTTACTGAACACCACCTCCAACAGGGCAGTCAGTGATGGATGCAGCCTTCAGGATACAGCAGAGGTGAACAGTGTAAATGTACACCAACCAATTAGTACTTTTTAATAACTCACAGATCAGCTGACCCTGACTCAGGAGGCATCACTTCAGGACAGCtatcaaatttaaaaacattatCCTGCCACATATTTACACTTCTGAACACATAATAACACATGAGAGAAATAGTTTGAGCTccattttctgacatttttttttttacccattttCCATTTATGTTAACACATTTACGTAAACTATGCATTTTAATGGTGTCGTTTTTGGCATGTATGAAGTACTGTCCTAGAAAAAGCACTTCTTACTGCATCTTCAATCCTCTGTCCTTTGTTGTTAGAGGTTGTTGTTCTGACCTGCTGCTGGTATTTCACATGCTTTTTACTTAGTTGGATGTGCTGATGATTCCTTCTGTTATTTAAAGACTGACTGCTTGTTGTGAACTCAGTTAAGATTATGATTGTGATATTCCTGTAAATAGGTTTGAAATGAAGTGACTGAAATATGTCAACTTTTGTCAAAGCAttctgcagctgctgcttcCACTCCATAATCCACACCAAATGGGGAATATAGTAGAAAGAAATGATcaataactctaaatatgttttatatttgagaTTATTGAAAGTAGctgccctttgctttgttgacagatCTGCAAACCGTCCGCCTTCTCTCactgagcttcatgatgtcgtCATCTGAAATGGTTTCACCTCACAGGTGAGCCTGTCAGGGTCCAtctgtggaatttcttgccttcttaatgatgttgggaccatcagtgcagaagtcaggttggtgcacagctgacagccctatttgacaactgttagaattcattttatggcaagaaccaatcagctaagtaaagagaaatgacagcccatcattactttaagaactgaaggtcagtcagtccagaacattgctaaaactttgaatgtgtccccaagtgcagccACAAAAACCAGCACTATGGAAttgtttgggatgagatggaccgcagagtgaaggcaaagggCCAACAaatgctcagcatctctgggaactctcttgaaggagttcccagaggaGTACATGTTGGCCCTTTTGCACGTGAACTTCCTTCCATAAATTTCCAACCCATTCATTTGGAAAaggactgttggaaaaccatttcaggtgacgacctcatgaagctcatggagagaatgccaagagtgagCAAAGCagcaatcaaagcaaagggcggATATTaggaagaatctaaaatataaaacatgattTGAGTCATTTCACACTTTTatgtttactacataattctaTGTGTTCAGTGTgctcattcatagttttgatgcattcagtgagaatctacactgtaaataaacatgacattttagataaaatatataACATGAATCATTCAGTGGTGAAAAAATGTTAGTATATTAGACCACAATGCCCATTTGGGAACTCTCTGTAATGCTCCTCTATGCTACTCCTTTGCCCTTTACTTTTCTAACACTCACAACTGATATCTGCTTCTTTTTGCCAGGGTGTGGTGAAGAATGACCCAGGATTGTAGACACAGAGGCAGCAGGAGGTTAAACTAAAGGTGAGCCTTTTAATGATGCTGAACTGGCCAAACACCAGCCATCCCCACCCAAGGAACATGTATGGGTGCAGGGCCAGGCTGGGTCCTGGGTGCCCACCCTAGGAACAGAGACTAGCCGGACACCAACAGACCCCAGCTGATGAAAATGTACATGTGGAGGAGTGGGAAGCAGGAGCTAATTAGCCAGACAACAAGTCCTCAAAACCTTTCAGAGTCTAGTTCTGCCGGTGTTCTAtccctgtttaaaaaaatgagttCTTTCTCCCAAACATATATATAATTCAGTATTATTCATAGTGAAAGTGCTGCTGAGCCTGCACTTGGTCAACATTACCTTtttattaagataagataagataacctttattagtcccacacgtgggaaatttgttagaCCGGACATGTTCAGTGCTgcctcttcatcatcatcagagcTCTCCTTGCTAATGGGCTAAAGGAGTTAACAACTTTTTCAGTCCATCTGCTGACCAAGGTGGTTAGTAAGAGGAAGCCTTTCTGTTACAGTCATACATTTGAAGCTTGTTTACTTGCTAATGCTAGCTGTGTGTCCACAAAAAGTGCAGATTGGAActgatctcagagcagtgaaagcagagcCAGCATCACCTTGCCTTGCATGCTGTTTCTTATGAAAGCTTCCAGCAACAATAGCCATCTGCAGCCACAAGATGGCAAGTATGAAAAGAATGGATGCAAACAGACGAGGAGCTTTATGATGCTGAAATGAAAGGCGAGAGATCATTTTGACTGGGGTACATTTTAGTTTATGTCTATTATGTCTATCTGTTTAGATTTGATAAGGCAGTCAGTGCTCACCTTGCTTGTCTTAACAGAGTGCTGTATCTTGTTCCTAGGACTGGTCAGAGTCCTCTGATGTTGTACCTGAAATCTGCAGGACCCACTCTTCCAGTTTGGGGGTTACAGCTAGTATTACCATTGGGACTGCTATTTCCCCTGGTACTTCTCCATTTTCTCATGAACAtttttcctgatgttgctgcCATAATGCTTGAATGGGCTGGAAGATTCTGGCATCGAGTTAAAAGGGGTTTCAGGTTACATCGTAAGCTACAACATAGAGGTCTAAATCAAGCATTCCAGTGTCTATGGATGGGAACATAAAATACCTTTccaaagaaacacacaacatatatacatatatatatgtatgccCTCAGAGTATATATACCCAAAGTATATATAACCTCTGAcaccactgacatcaagaccaggaagctcctgaccattcatggagggtttcaccccaagtccagcaccctgaggctgtacgctaagcggaaggaaggaaggactagtgagtgtcagcaccacggtccaggatgagacaacaaacgtccatgaatacatcaggaagatggccccaatcgaccgcgtgctcagtgaatacctcaggcaccagaaacccaagaatgaggaggaaccatcatggaaggacaggcccctgcacagtATGTACCAGCAGGAGGTAGAGGAAGTCGCTGACATCCAGAAGTCCTACCAGTGgttggacaaagctggactgaaagacagcacagaggcactaatcatggcagcacaggaacaagctctgaggaCGAGATCCAtcgaggctggggtctatcacaccaggcaagaccccaggtgcaggctgtgtaaagatgcccctgagacaatccagcagcacatacagtggcttgcaaaagtattgtaggcttaggctacaaaaagatttcccaagccttgaacatcccacggagcactgttcaagccatcattcagaaatggaaggagtatggcacaactgtaaacctaccaagacaaggccgtccacctaaactcacaggccgaacaaggagagcgctgatcagaaatgcagccaagaggcccatggtgactctggacgagctgcagagatctacagctcaggtgggggaatctgtccataggacaactgttagtcgtgcactgcacaaagttggcctttatggaagagtggcaagaagaaagacattgttaacagaaaaccataagaagtcccgtttgcagtttgccacaagccatgtgggggacacagcaaacatgtggaagaaggtgctctggtcagatgagaccaaaatgcaaaacgctatgtgtggcggaaaactaacactgcacatcactctgaacacaccatccccactgtcaaatatggtggtggcagcatcatgctctgggggtgcttctcttcagcagggacagggaagctggtcagagttgatgggaagatggatggagccaaatacagggcaatcttggaagaaaacctcttggagtctgcaaaagacttgagactggggcggaggttcaccttccagcaggacaacgaccctaaacataaagccagggcaacaatggaatggtttaaaacaaaacatatccatgtgttagaatggcccagtcaaagtccagatctaaatccaatccagaatctgtggcaagatctgaaaactgctgttcacaaacgctgtccatctaatctgactgagctggagctgttttgcaaagaagaatgggcaaagatttcagtctgtagatgtgcaaagctggtagagacataccctaaaagactggcagctgtaactgcagcaaaaggtggttctacaaagtattgactcagggggctgaataattacgcacacctcactttgcagttatttatttgtaaaaaatgtttggaatcatgtatgattttcgttccacttctcacatgtacaccactttgtattggtctttcacctggaataaaattgattcatgtttgtggctgtaatgtgacaaaatgtggaaaagttcaaggggaccgaatacttttgcaagccactgtaacagcagggtgcaagatgctagcaggcaaggcatacatggaacgccataaccaagtggctggcatagtatacagaaacgtctgtgccgagtatggcctggaagctCCGAGGTCAagatgggagacgcccccaagggtggtggatgTAGTATCAGGTAAATGTTAAGAGGTAAGAATGTTTGTGCTGGGTTGTTGTGACAAGgggatgaaaaaataataaaggacGCTCATTGGAGTAATGGTGAGTCTCGTGTGTCTGTGAGTTATGGCTCCAGTTAGATGACACCCTGTGGTATGACTTGACTTAAGTGGCCAAAGAAGTGCAGGAGACTGATGCTGTCCAGTGTAGCAAGTGATTTATTCATCATTTTgtagtgatgggtccagcaacactgacgcaccggcGCATGTATCAAGTTCACAGAGCGAAACCTGTATCAGTGCGTgtgtcgctttaagaaaaagtcacgtgaacGATatcgccaaactgtgtttaaaaggtactgcatccgcatctgtcaacgtaatgagtcgccaccaaaaaaaacaaaattactctcgcaaagaAAACCCCCCACATATCTGTCTTCaacaaaatggagcccgaaagaaaaagaaaagtttctgctgtgtgggatcatttcgatcttttaactgcaaataaggtgactgtttttctgtctttgtttcagtgtaatctatcagaataggaaaaacagcaatgtgacctgcagtgtaaattatttatttcattttatgcaggttaaatgtcgcatctgttctgcggagctttcgtacacaaacaaaagcacctcctcgaTGTtcaggcattacagagccaaacatgaaaatgaggagacaaacacactgagaatgaacacaggtaGGCCTATATAGACACTGAGTagctttatcatttttttttattaatatgtgttttattattttgaaatcaagcatctaggaagattgctctggaccaggcagtcctgaattttattataaaagactgccaaccccttagtattgtggagagtgagGGGTTCAGGGAGCTGGTTCAGGTCCTTGATCCATCATATGTTTTGCCAACCAGAAAGGTTTGT encodes:
- the mmp17b gene encoding matrix metalloproteinase-17b, translated to MKMYMTFLCLSCGWMQTTCAVSVTLSPSSAPVTPTEDESSKLVDWLMKYGYLPPSDPSTGQLQAWTGVTNAVRAMQRFAGLKDSGVVDEETMAVMNTPRCSLPDQEESSILSANQEKRNMRRRRSWAVSMWTRRNINWRLQSYPSSSHLSRETIRSLIFYALRVWAEPTPLEFHEVGSPDAADLQVDFFHGYHGDDYPFDGAGGAVGHAFFPSDPARAGLVHLDAEEEWAFRQPVSEGTDLFTVLVHEFGHALGLPHSSSRHSVMRPYYLGPVGDPLHYRLGPQDLDHITQLYGQMNKLLSTEAPRTTTELHYRGHHHHRRQHHHRHGPSIDRCNTSFDAVAKIRGETFFFKGQMMWRVNGGGLVSRHGSSVRRLWRGLPPDLLRLQAVLERRLDHAIIFISGHQFWLFKDLSLQEGYPQPLSALRTGVSLDLVDTDNDDDDEQAAGGLERWGLVWDPEEGAVWGKIGDAKQENEGDTWTQLLKEGVNGITTDANGSVYLFKGESYWKFMFPGSSLHDGYPRSSAADWLGCTDSSSPGMQDLSFSLSSPGGREELRESWRYRGEEEEVIKRKRDRDRTKHKEVLDRGSHIWTKCTCRNGALGGRTTFLIAALLQVTWAMLVV